TAGCCCCAGACCTGCTCCAGCAGCACCTCGCGGGTGAACACCTGCCAGGGCTTGCGGGCCAGCGCGACCAGCAGGTCGAACTCCAGCGGGGTCAGCGGGATGCCGCGGCCCTCGCGCTTGACGGAGTGCCCGGCGACGTCGATCACCAGGTCCCCGATGGTCAGCTGCTCCGGGGTGGGCTCCTCGGCCCGGCGCAGCCGGGCCCGCACCCGGGCGACCAGTTCCTTGGGCTTGAACGGCTTGGTCACGTAGTCGTCCGCGCCCGACTCCAGGCCGACCACGATGTCGACCGTGTCGGTCTTCGCGGTCAGCATGACGATCGGAATGCCCGACTCGGCCCGGATCTGCCGGCAGACGTCGATGCCGTCCCGTCCGGGCAGCATCAGGTCCAGCAGTACGAGGTCCGGCTTGGTCTCCCGGAAGGCGGCCAGCGCCTTGTCCCCGTCAGCGACGAAAAACGGCTCAAAACCTTCACCCCGCAGCACGATGCCGAGCATCTCGGCCAGTGCGGTGTCGTCATCGACGACGAGGACGCGTCCCTTCATGTCTCCATCTTCTCATCACCTGAATGTGACCTGCGCCGCACGGCCCTGCCGTCCCGCGTCCCGGCCCCCACCGAAGCAGTCATACCATCGCAAAGGTTGTGACCCGGGGCCCTCGGCCGGACCGTTGTGGATCAGCAACGGGACACCCCTGGGGTGCGCGTGCGCACCATGGCACGATAAGCACCCCGAAGCACCCGAGCCAGGGTGCCCCGACGAGGAGCCTCGATGACCGAGACCCCGGGCTGGACCTCACCCGGTTCTCCTGAGCCACCGCCCGGCACCGCGGGAACCGGCCACCCGGCCCCCGCCGCCCTCGCTCCCGGCGCCCCCGCGACCCCCGCCCCGGCGACGGCCGCCCCCGCCCTCCCGGGCACCCCGCTGATCCCGCTGATCCCGCTGCGTCCGCTCGGCTTCGGCGAGCTGATGGACGGCGCGTTCGCGCTGGTCCGCCGCAACTGGCGGGCCGCGTTCGGGCTCGGCCTGGGCCTCGGCGTGGTCGTCGAACTCGTCCAGGCCGGCGTCGACTGGTGGATCCACCTCAACGGCACCGACGTCGAAGCGGCGTTCTCCTCGTTCTTCACCCGCCCGGTCGCCGCGCTGGTCAGCATCCTGGCCGCCGGACTGCTCGCCCCCGTCGTCGGCAACGCCCTGACCGGCCGGGACACCACGCTCCGGGCGGCCTGGGCCCAGGTCCGCCCCCGGCTCGGCCGGCTGCTCGGCCTGTACCTGCTGGTGGCCGCCGTCCTGATCGGCGCGCTCGCCGTCCCGGTCGGCCTGCTGGCCCTGCTGGCCGCCGCCACCGACCAGCCCGGCTGGCTGGTCCTGCTGGTCCTCGCCCCGCTGCCCGCGGTCTGGCTCTCGGTGCGGCTGCTGCTCGCCCTGCCCGCGCTGATGCTGGAGAAGCAGTCCGTCGGCCACGCCCTCAAGCGCTCCTGGCGGCTGGTCCGCGGCGCCTGGTGGCGGGTCTTCGCCCTGCTGCTGGTGTTCTCGATCTGCCTGTACTTCCTCACCGAGGTGCTGCTCATCCCCGGCCGGCTGGTCGCCGACCTGGTCGTCGGCCTCTCCGACGGCTTCGGCAGCGACGACACCGACGCCACCGTCGGCATCGCCGTCACCGCGGTCGGCGGCACCCTCGCCCACACCGTCACCGTCCCGCTGGCTGGCGCCCTGTTCGCCCTGGTCTACGCCGACCGGCGAATCCGCCGCGAGGCGCTCGACCTGGAACTCACCGGCACCGCCGGCCGACCCGACCCCGACCGGGCCGCCGCGCCCGCCCCCTCGGGGGTCTGACCGGATGGGGACCAGGGGGGAGGGGGCGCTGCTCGCGAACGGCGCCCCCGTCGACGTACCGCGCGACGCGGCTCGCGACGCCGCGCACGAGGAGCTCCGCAAGGCCGTCTACCACCAGCACGACCCCGGCGTCGTCGAACGCGTCACGGACTGGATCGGCAACCGGATCGGCCGGGCCTTCGACGGCTTCGCCGCACCGCTCGGCGGTGGCGGCGACGCCGCGCTCGTCGTGCTGCTGGTCGTCCTGCTGGCCCTGGCCGGCCTGGCCTGGTGGCGCTACGGCGCGCCCCGCCGGGCGGCCCGCTCCACCGGCACCCTGTTCGCCGGCGCCGAAGGACCGCGCAGCGCCGCCCGGTACCGCGCCGACGCCGCCGCGCACGCCGCCGCCGGCGCCTGGGCGGACGCCGTCCGCGACCAGATGCGCGCCCTGGTCCGCGGGCTGGAGGAACGCACCGTCCTCTCCCCCCGGCCCGGCCGCACCGCCGACGAGGCCGCCGCCGAAGCAGGCCGCGCCCTGCCCCGGCACGCCACCGAACTCGCCTCCGCGGCACGGCTGTTCGACGACATCGCGTTCGGCGACCACCCCGCCGACGAACGCGCCTACCGGCTGCTCGCCGACCTCGACCACGCCCTCGGGCGCACCCGCCCCACGCCCGTCCCGGCCGGCGGAGGAACCGCATGACCACCACCGCCCCGCCGCCCGCCACCGCCGAGCCCGCCGACGACCCCGCCGACCCGGCGTCCGCCGGACCCGCCCGGCCGGCACCCCGCACCCGCCTGCACGCCCTGTGGCGGCGCTCCCGCTGGTGGCTGCCGGCCGCCCTGGTCCTGGCCCTGGTCGGCACCCTGGTCGCCGGCATCCCCGGCAGCTCCGCCTACGACCCGCTCGACCCGCGCTCCGGCGACCCCGACGGCGCCCGCGCCGCCGACCAGCTGCTGCGGCAGCACGGCATCGACTCCCGCACCGCCGCCGGCCCCGCCGAACTCGCCGCCGCCCTGCGCGCCGACGACACCACCCTCGTCCTCACCCGCCCCGGCGAACTCGCCTACCGCGACCTCGCCGCCCTCGCCGCGCTCACCCCCGGCCGCCGCAGCCGGCTCGTCCTGATCGCCCCCGACCAGCCGGCCCTGAACGCCTTCGCCCCCGGCGTCGACGCGCTCTCCGGCAGCGGCGCCACCCTCCCCGTCGCCCCGTCCTGCCCGCTGCCCGAGGCCGCCCGGGCCGGCACCGCCACCCTCGGCGGCCAGAGCTACCAGGGACGCCCCGGCGACACCGGCTGCTACCCCGCGGCCGGACACCACCTGCTGGTCAGCCGCACCCTCGGCGACCAGCAGGTGATCGCCCTGGGCACCGGCGCCCCGCTCACCAACGGACTGCTCGACCACGAGGGGAACGCCGCACTCGCCCTCGGCCTGCTCGGCGCCGACCCGCACCTGGTCTGGCAGACCCTCGGCCCGAACGACTACGCCGCCCCCGAACAGCCCGAGTCCCTGGGCGACTTCATCCCCGCCGGCTGGTACTGGGGCACCCTGCAACTCGCCGTGGCCGGTCTGCTCGCCGCCCTCTGGCGCGGCCGCCGCCTCGGCCCCGTGCTCACCGAACGGCTGCCCGCCGTGGTCCGCGCCTCCGAGACCACCGAGGGCCGCGCCCGGCTCTACCACCGGGCGAACGCCCGCGGCCACGCCGCCGAGACGCTGCGCCGCGCCGCCCGCCGCCGGGCCGCCACCGCCCTCGGCCTCCCGCACACCACCGGGGACCCGGACCCGGCCGCCCTCAGCGAGGCCGCCGCCGCCCGGCTCGGACGCCCCACCGCCGACCTCCAGCACCTGCTGTACGGCCCGGCCCCCACCGACGACGCCGCGCTGCTGCGGCTCGCCGACGACCTCGACGACATGGAATGGCAGGTACGACAGCCGTGACCGAAGCCGTGACCGACCAGCTGCTCAAGACCGTCCCGGACCGGTCCGGCGACGCCCGCGCCGCCCTCACCGGCCTGCGCGAGGAGATCGCCAAGGCCGTGGTCGGCCAGGACGCCGCCGTCACCGGCATCGTCGTGGCCCTGCTCTGCGGCGGCCACGTCCTGCTGGAGGGCGTCCCCGGCGTCGCCAAGACCCTGCTGGTCCGCACCCTGGCCACCGCCCTGGACGTGGGCACCAAGCGCATCCAGTTCACCCCCGACCTGATGCCCGGCGACGTCACCGGCTCCCTGGTCTACG
This is a stretch of genomic DNA from Kitasatospora fiedleri. It encodes these proteins:
- a CDS encoding DUF4129 domain-containing protein — protein: MGTRGEGALLANGAPVDVPRDAARDAAHEELRKAVYHQHDPGVVERVTDWIGNRIGRAFDGFAAPLGGGGDAALVVLLVVLLALAGLAWWRYGAPRRAARSTGTLFAGAEGPRSAARYRADAAAHAAAGAWADAVRDQMRALVRGLEERTVLSPRPGRTADEAAAEAGRALPRHATELASAARLFDDIAFGDHPADERAYRLLADLDHALGRTRPTPVPAGGGTA
- a CDS encoding DUF4350 domain-containing protein — protein: MTTTAPPPATAEPADDPADPASAGPARPAPRTRLHALWRRSRWWLPAALVLALVGTLVAGIPGSSAYDPLDPRSGDPDGARAADQLLRQHGIDSRTAAGPAELAAALRADDTTLVLTRPGELAYRDLAALAALTPGRRSRLVLIAPDQPALNAFAPGVDALSGSGATLPVAPSCPLPEAARAGTATLGGQSYQGRPGDTGCYPAAGHHLLVSRTLGDQQVIALGTGAPLTNGLLDHEGNAALALGLLGADPHLVWQTLGPNDYAAPEQPESLGDFIPAGWYWGTLQLAVAGLLAALWRGRRLGPVLTERLPAVVRASETTEGRARLYHRANARGHAAETLRRAARRRAATALGLPHTTGDPDPAALSEAAAARLGRPTADLQHLLYGPAPTDDAALLRLADDLDDMEWQVRQP
- a CDS encoding glycerophosphoryl diester phosphodiesterase membrane domain-containing protein, with the translated sequence MTETPGWTSPGSPEPPPGTAGTGHPAPAALAPGAPATPAPATAAPALPGTPLIPLIPLRPLGFGELMDGAFALVRRNWRAAFGLGLGLGVVVELVQAGVDWWIHLNGTDVEAAFSSFFTRPVAALVSILAAGLLAPVVGNALTGRDTTLRAAWAQVRPRLGRLLGLYLLVAAVLIGALAVPVGLLALLAAATDQPGWLVLLVLAPLPAVWLSVRLLLALPALMLEKQSVGHALKRSWRLVRGAWWRVFALLLVFSICLYFLTEVLLIPGRLVADLVVGLSDGFGSDDTDATVGIAVTAVGGTLAHTVTVPLAGALFALVYADRRIRREALDLELTGTAGRPDPDRAAAPAPSGV
- the mtrA gene encoding MtrAB system response regulator MtrA; amino-acid sequence: MKGRVLVVDDDTALAEMLGIVLRGEGFEPFFVADGDKALAAFRETKPDLVLLDLMLPGRDGIDVCRQIRAESGIPIVMLTAKTDTVDIVVGLESGADDYVTKPFKPKELVARVRARLRRAEEPTPEQLTIGDLVIDVAGHSVKREGRGIPLTPLEFDLLVALARKPWQVFTREVLLEQVWGYRHAADTRLVNVHVQRLRSKIEKDPERPEIVVTVRGVGYKAGPS